Proteins encoded together in one Bactrocera neohumeralis isolate Rockhampton chromosome 4, APGP_CSIRO_Bneo_wtdbg2-racon-allhic-juicebox.fasta_v2, whole genome shotgun sequence window:
- the LOC126757547 gene encoding protein EFR3 homolog cmp44E isoform X1, with protein MALIRCCFEPVELPEFFDTFVQKCTDPTCCCGCCSALRPRYKRLVDNIFPVNPEDGLVKSNMEKLTFYSLSSPDKLDRIGEYLYQKASKDINRKRYKFVEIAMEAMDLLLQACHAQTTLNLFVESFLRMVQKLLEDTNPNLQIMATNSFVKFANINEDTPSYHRRYDFFISKFSAMCHGNHDNVELRDSIRLAGIKGLQGVIRKTVSDDLVENIWDKVHMEKIVPSLLFNMQFCVNVLFVKKNLIASGDLTPVEDATHVTPPVLAEEVLRELVGRASFGHIRSVLKPLLTHLDRHELWVPNTFAIHTFRIVMISIQPQYSYTVVETLMQHLDNNFKSSPKTRTSLAVVLSKIIAIAAGESVGPSALDIINNLLTHLRTSVSTTTEITNEESQYQEALINALGEFANHHPDYQKIEIMLFIMNTVPDLSKKSKGDQMLQNILLKSLLKVGTQYSTVSFEKAFPASFLQPLLKMARAPHDPTRVIVMQIFQALLDRHQNEKVLSYVTIKPYPALSQEPPSRSDIIFTHKYGANIMQALIDSMALSDRIESLASSYNTAALLIVEMACGETVQEFLLFILGIQQVALTADLELEVVHKCNLHCIAIALMSLISRVTGVNNLLEYAQKIIDARKEEAPYFLPPLLDPKKTGTTKMNLGLPHLTIDKIALAESLQNAGMDSNRLQTGTPYALNQTDNPAHRHSWVDTVSNPQLPQRNSSADLTAYNADGDSVTSSPGVSKKILAPEYNFEAMKRALAEPSEAMKREQREKQLQIVRTFREGNFEDLVRRTEPKHDLIQNRLNDLFNSLAVERQITQSDIKTQQLQAEKPIYETNFPELFYY; from the exons ATGGCGTTAATACGTTGCTGTTTCGAACCAGTTGAATTACCAGAATTTTTCGACACTTTTGTGCAGAAGTGTACGGATCCAACAT GTTGCTGTGGTTGTTGCTCAGCGCTACGCCCGCGCTACAAACGGCTGGTGGACAATATATTTCCTGTAAACCCTGAAGATGGTCTTGTCAAATCGAACATGGAGAAGCTAACATTCTATTCTTTAAGCTCACCAGATAAGCTAGATCGTATTGGTGAATATTTGTATCAAAAAGCTAGCAAGGATATTAATCGCAAACGTTACAA gTTTGTAGAAATTGCCATGGAGGCAATGGACTTACTATTGCAGGCTTGTCATGCACAGACTACATTAAATTTATTCGTTGAGTCTTTTTTGCGTATGGTACAAAAATTGTTGGAAGACACTAACCCCAATCTGCAAATTATGGCTACCAATTCG TTCGTAAAGTTTGCAAATATAAATGAAGACACACCTTCCTACCATCGGCGTTATGACTTCTTTATATCAAAATTCTCTGCTATGTGTCATGGCAACCACGATAATGTGGAATTACGCGACAGTATACGCCTAGCTGGTATTAAAGGTTTGCAGGGTGTGATACGGAAGACTGTATCTGATGATTTGGTTGAGAACATATGGGACAAAGTGCATATGGAAAAAATAGTACCGTCATTGCTGTTCAACATGCAG TTTTGCGTGAACGTTTTGTttgtgaagaaaaatttaattgcg TCCGGCGACTTAACTCCCGTTGAAGACGCAACACACGTAACACCACCAGTGCTGGCCGAAGAAGTATTACGCGAACTTGTTGGACGTGCATCTTTCGGTCATATACGCAGCGTCTTGAAGCCACTGCTCAC CCATTTGGACCGTCATGAATTATGGGTGCCGAACACGTTCGCTATACACACCTTCCGCATTGTAATGATCTCCATACAACCGCAGTATTCGTATACAGTTGTAGAGACATTAATGCAACATTTAGACAACAATTTCAAGTCATCGCCGAAGACACGCACATCTTTAGCTGTCGTACTTTCCAAAATAATAGCGATCGCTGCTGGCGAAAGTGTCGGTCCCTCCGCATTGGACATTATCAATAATTTGCTTACACACTTGCGTACTAGCGTCAGCACAACAACAGAAATTACCAACGAGGAAtcacaatatcaagaggcactCATCAATGCGCTGGGCGAATTCGCTAATCATCATCCCGATTATCAGAAAATCGAAATAATGCTATTCATTATGAATACGGTGCCCGATCTATCGAAGAAAAGCAAAGGCGATCAAATGCTGCAGAATATACTGTTGAAATCCCTACTCAAAGTTGGTACACAATACAGCACAGTTTCATTCGAAAAGGCCTTCCCGGCATCCTTCTTACAACCCTTACTGAAGATGGCACGTGCACCACATGATCCGACGCGTGTCATCGTTATGCAGATCTTCCAGGCCCTACTCGATCGCCATCAAAACGAAAAAGTGCTCAGTTATGTGACTATAAAGCCTTACCCAGCTTTATCGCAGGAGCCACCATCGCGTTCTGACATAATATTCACACATAAATATGGCGCAAATATAATGCAGGCCCTCATCGATAGTATGGCTCTGTCGGATCGCATTGAATCGCTTGCATCCAGCTACAATACGGCGGCTTTGCTTATTGTCGAAATGGCTTGTGGCGAGACCGTGCAAGAATTCTTGCTGTTCATTTTGgg CATTCAACAGGTCGCTCTCACAGCCGATTTGGAATTGGAAGTGGTGCATAAATGCAATTTACATTGCATCGCCATCGCTCTGATGTCCCTCATCTCACGCGTTACTGGCGTAAATAACTTGCTTGAATATGCGCAGAAAATAATCGACGCACGCAAAGAGGAGGCACCATATTTTCTGCCCCCCTTATTGGACCCGAAAAAGACGGGAACTACGAAAATGAATCTTGGCTTACCCCACCTGACCATCGATAAAATCGCGCTAGCTGAAAGTCTACAAAACGCCGGCATGGACTCGAATCGCTTACAGACCGGTACGCCGTATGCGCTGAATCAAACCGACAATCCAGCCCACCGTCACTCCTGGGTAGACACTGTTAGCAATCCACAGTTGCCGCAGCGCAATAGTTCCGCCGATTTGACGGCATACAATGCGGACGGCGATAGCGTGACAAGTTCACCGGGAGTCTCTAag AAAATCCTTGCACCCGAATACAATTTCGAGGCCATGAAACGTGCTTTGGCCGAACCCTCCGAGGCGATGAAGCGCGAACAGCGCGAAAAACAGTTGCAGATAGTGCGCACATTCCGGGAAGGCAACTTTGAGGACTTGGTACGGCGCACAGAGCCAAAA CATGATCTTATACAAAATCGCCTGAATGATCTGTTTAACTCGCTGGCTGTTGAGCGTCAGATAACCCAAAGCGACATTAAAACGCAGCAGCTGCAAGCAGAAAAGCCGATTTACGAAACCAATTTCCCTGAATTGTTCTATTATTAA
- the LOC126757553 gene encoding protein germ cell-less: MGQLVAKLAVPLQHCSDNVVNILAGRRKRKRSLDSSNTSDESQSSETQSPKKKRLLTTTQYIYQALFKEQKNSDIAVMALGKVWNLHKVYLCQSPYFYSMFNGSWKESCQDFVHIKILDERITLEALDAVFGSMYSDEIEIDPKAVISVLATATLFHLEGIIDKCAEVMIETINAETAISYYEAACLYGSVNVKKAAMVFLETNLLCIYHKDEQLLRQISVELMTKLVASPDLYVMQTEFSLYTLLRTWMYLRLHPLYDAENTADIAPAAGAGDGSRSAVGSNNNNNNGNNESQCLSDLVKDYFAHRSERRSFLATPEGQQFVPPFQALRTQYLTNHHTDLKIVLNDNIIPKDWLHSHVLSHWHSILKVDHLPEEGPQNLDADVFYKNCMRCGRILLEPGYQKWRWTGFNFGLDLVLVADSRLLSIRRHHRNEHERLLSLQTKRQFMIRTSVTSINSQRQPTFTQKTEISSLSLEKNQEVTIMLMDTLLVHPLLISVNLLVVPPTSQHFKQHVYGNEDTINAATVPISEIGANCNSADDAQRSGTPTNSNVTGERLLLAADDSAVCVVPPSPPNVPSILLTPPTHRAASTTSTVSTASSAGSAVSVSSSASDFV; encoded by the exons ATGGGTCAGCTTGTGGCAAAACTAGCCGTACCGTTACAGCATTGCAGCGACAATGTGGTAAATATATTAGCCGGACGTCGCAAAAGAAAACGTTCGCTAGACTCGAGCAATACATCAGATGAGTCGCAGAGCAGTGAAACACAATCGCCAAAGAA AAAAAGGCTACTCACCACCACCCAATACATATACCAAGCGCTCTTTAAGGAGCAAAAGAATTCCGACATTGCTGTGATGGCGCTGGGCAAGGTGTGGAATCTGCACAAAGTATATCTCTGCCAGAGCCCGTACTTTTACAGCATGTTCAATGGTTCATGGAAGGAATCCTGTCAAGATTTTGTGCACATAAAAATTTTGGATGAACGCATCACGCTAGAAG cgCTGGACGCCGTTTTTGGTTCCATGTACTCCGACGAGATTGAAATCGATCCAAAGGCGGTGATTTCAGTGTTGGCCACCGCGACGCTCTTCCACTTGGAGGGTATTATCGACAAATGCGCTGAAGTCATGATTGAAACCATTAACGCCGAG ACTGCCATTAGTTACTATGAAGCCGCTTGCCTGTATGGCAGCGTGAATGTTAAGAAAGCTGCAATGGTctttttggaaacaaatttgCTCTGCATTTATCACAAAGATGAGCAACTACTGCGTCAAATCAGCGTCGAACTAATGACCAAGTTGGTAGCCAGCCCCGATTTATATGTGATGCAGACTGAATTTTCCTTATACACATTGCTGCGCACTTGGATGTATTTGCGTCTGCATCCACTGTACGATGCTGAAAATACTGCTGATATAGCGCCTGCAGCAGGCGCGGGTGATGGCAGTAGAAGTGCCGTtggcagcaacaataataacaataatggcAATAACGAGAGTCAGTGTCTGTCAGATCTCGTGAAGGATTACTTTGCGCATCGCAGTGAAAGACGTTCATTCCTGGCCACACCTGAAGGCCAACAATTTGTGCCGCCATTCCAAGCGCTGCGCACGCAGTACTTAACCAATCATCATACAGATTTGAAAATCGTACTTAATGATAATATTATTCCAAAGGATTGGTTGCATAGTCATGTGCTCAGTCATTGGCATTCGATTTTGAAGGTCGACCATTTGCCGGAGGAGGG TCCGCAAAACCTTGATGCCGATGTATTTTATAAGAATTGCATGCGCTGCGGCCGCATTCTACTTGAGCCCGGCTATCAGAAGTGGCGGTGGACGGGCTTCAACTTCGGCTTAGATCTTGTGCTGGTCGCTGACTCACGGTTGCTGAGCATACGACGCCACCATCGCAATGAGCACGAGCGTTTGCTGAGCCTGCAAACTAAACGGCAGTTCATGATACG CACTTCGGTGACATCGATCAATTCACAACGGCAACCAACATTTACGCAAAAGACCGAAATAAGCTCACTCAGTCTCGAGAAGAATCAAGAGGTGACGATAATGCTCATGGACACGTTGCTGGTGCATCCCTTGCTCATATCGGTGAATCTGTTGGTGGTGCCGCCGACGTCGCAGCACTTCAAGCAGCATGTGTACGGCAACGAAGACACAATTAATGCGGCGACAGTTCCTATATCAGAAATCGGTGCCAATTGCAATTCGGCTGATGATGCGCAACGTTCGGGCACGCCAACAAACAGTAATGTGACCGGTGAGCGTCTGCTGTTGGCAGCAGATGACTCGGCGGTGTGTGTAGTGCCACCTTCACCACCAAATGTACCGTCAATACTGCTAACACCGCCCACACATCGTGCTGCTTCTACAACGTCCACAGTGTCAACCGCTTCATCCGCCGGTTCGGCGGTGTCGGTCTCCTCGTCGGCGTCGGATTTCGTATAA
- the LOC126757547 gene encoding protein EFR3 homolog cmp44E isoform X3, producing the protein MPGCCGCCSALRPRYKRLVDNIFPVNPEDGLVKSNMEKLTFYSLSSPDKLDRIGEYLYQKASKDINRKRYKFVEIAMEAMDLLLQACHAQTTLNLFVESFLRMVQKLLEDTNPNLQIMATNSFVKFANINEDTPSYHRRYDFFISKFSAMCHGNHDNVELRDSIRLAGIKGLQGVIRKTVSDDLVENIWDKVHMEKIVPSLLFNMQFCVNVLFVKKNLIASGDLTPVEDATHVTPPVLAEEVLRELVGRASFGHIRSVLKPLLTHLDRHELWVPNTFAIHTFRIVMISIQPQYSYTVVETLMQHLDNNFKSSPKTRTSLAVVLSKIIAIAAGESVGPSALDIINNLLTHLRTSVSTTTEITNEESQYQEALINALGEFANHHPDYQKIEIMLFIMNTVPDLSKKSKGDQMLQNILLKSLLKVGTQYSTVSFEKAFPASFLQPLLKMARAPHDPTRVIVMQIFQALLDRHQNEKVLSYVTIKPYPALSQEPPSRSDIIFTHKYGANIMQALIDSMALSDRIESLASSYNTAALLIVEMACGETVQEFLLFILGIQQVALTADLELEVVHKCNLHCIAIALMSLISRVTGVNNLLEYAQKIIDARKEEAPYFLPPLLDPKKTGTTKMNLGLPHLTIDKIALAESLQNAGMDSNRLQTGTPYALNQTDNPAHRHSWVDTVSNPQLPQRNSSADLTAYNADGDSVTSSPGVSKKILAPEYNFEAMKRALAEPSEAMKREQREKQLQIVRTFREGNFEDLVRRTEPKHDLIQNRLNDLFNSLAVERQITQSDIKTQQLQAEKPIYETNFPELFYY; encoded by the exons ATGCCTG GTTGCTGTGGTTGTTGCTCAGCGCTACGCCCGCGCTACAAACGGCTGGTGGACAATATATTTCCTGTAAACCCTGAAGATGGTCTTGTCAAATCGAACATGGAGAAGCTAACATTCTATTCTTTAAGCTCACCAGATAAGCTAGATCGTATTGGTGAATATTTGTATCAAAAAGCTAGCAAGGATATTAATCGCAAACGTTACAA gTTTGTAGAAATTGCCATGGAGGCAATGGACTTACTATTGCAGGCTTGTCATGCACAGACTACATTAAATTTATTCGTTGAGTCTTTTTTGCGTATGGTACAAAAATTGTTGGAAGACACTAACCCCAATCTGCAAATTATGGCTACCAATTCG TTCGTAAAGTTTGCAAATATAAATGAAGACACACCTTCCTACCATCGGCGTTATGACTTCTTTATATCAAAATTCTCTGCTATGTGTCATGGCAACCACGATAATGTGGAATTACGCGACAGTATACGCCTAGCTGGTATTAAAGGTTTGCAGGGTGTGATACGGAAGACTGTATCTGATGATTTGGTTGAGAACATATGGGACAAAGTGCATATGGAAAAAATAGTACCGTCATTGCTGTTCAACATGCAG TTTTGCGTGAACGTTTTGTttgtgaagaaaaatttaattgcg TCCGGCGACTTAACTCCCGTTGAAGACGCAACACACGTAACACCACCAGTGCTGGCCGAAGAAGTATTACGCGAACTTGTTGGACGTGCATCTTTCGGTCATATACGCAGCGTCTTGAAGCCACTGCTCAC CCATTTGGACCGTCATGAATTATGGGTGCCGAACACGTTCGCTATACACACCTTCCGCATTGTAATGATCTCCATACAACCGCAGTATTCGTATACAGTTGTAGAGACATTAATGCAACATTTAGACAACAATTTCAAGTCATCGCCGAAGACACGCACATCTTTAGCTGTCGTACTTTCCAAAATAATAGCGATCGCTGCTGGCGAAAGTGTCGGTCCCTCCGCATTGGACATTATCAATAATTTGCTTACACACTTGCGTACTAGCGTCAGCACAACAACAGAAATTACCAACGAGGAAtcacaatatcaagaggcactCATCAATGCGCTGGGCGAATTCGCTAATCATCATCCCGATTATCAGAAAATCGAAATAATGCTATTCATTATGAATACGGTGCCCGATCTATCGAAGAAAAGCAAAGGCGATCAAATGCTGCAGAATATACTGTTGAAATCCCTACTCAAAGTTGGTACACAATACAGCACAGTTTCATTCGAAAAGGCCTTCCCGGCATCCTTCTTACAACCCTTACTGAAGATGGCACGTGCACCACATGATCCGACGCGTGTCATCGTTATGCAGATCTTCCAGGCCCTACTCGATCGCCATCAAAACGAAAAAGTGCTCAGTTATGTGACTATAAAGCCTTACCCAGCTTTATCGCAGGAGCCACCATCGCGTTCTGACATAATATTCACACATAAATATGGCGCAAATATAATGCAGGCCCTCATCGATAGTATGGCTCTGTCGGATCGCATTGAATCGCTTGCATCCAGCTACAATACGGCGGCTTTGCTTATTGTCGAAATGGCTTGTGGCGAGACCGTGCAAGAATTCTTGCTGTTCATTTTGgg CATTCAACAGGTCGCTCTCACAGCCGATTTGGAATTGGAAGTGGTGCATAAATGCAATTTACATTGCATCGCCATCGCTCTGATGTCCCTCATCTCACGCGTTACTGGCGTAAATAACTTGCTTGAATATGCGCAGAAAATAATCGACGCACGCAAAGAGGAGGCACCATATTTTCTGCCCCCCTTATTGGACCCGAAAAAGACGGGAACTACGAAAATGAATCTTGGCTTACCCCACCTGACCATCGATAAAATCGCGCTAGCTGAAAGTCTACAAAACGCCGGCATGGACTCGAATCGCTTACAGACCGGTACGCCGTATGCGCTGAATCAAACCGACAATCCAGCCCACCGTCACTCCTGGGTAGACACTGTTAGCAATCCACAGTTGCCGCAGCGCAATAGTTCCGCCGATTTGACGGCATACAATGCGGACGGCGATAGCGTGACAAGTTCACCGGGAGTCTCTAag AAAATCCTTGCACCCGAATACAATTTCGAGGCCATGAAACGTGCTTTGGCCGAACCCTCCGAGGCGATGAAGCGCGAACAGCGCGAAAAACAGTTGCAGATAGTGCGCACATTCCGGGAAGGCAACTTTGAGGACTTGGTACGGCGCACAGAGCCAAAA CATGATCTTATACAAAATCGCCTGAATGATCTGTTTAACTCGCTGGCTGTTGAGCGTCAGATAACCCAAAGCGACATTAAAACGCAGCAGCTGCAAGCAGAAAAGCCGATTTACGAAACCAATTTCCCTGAATTGTTCTATTATTAA
- the LOC126757561 gene encoding protein lin-37 homolog, giving the protein MKTPPQRRKVQNDIHQARGRFRNVLNDTLAGSDDDGNASEEDLPHRGRPPKHLANTMQREIQSPRSSRHSSLSPGKYITPTKRRKREERESESIGMENDKSSSVQPTQKIQAESFVMKLFDRSLDLSKYTEQTALYPICRAWMANQPRNPNIRSYRDRRSPSPVERKSNAAEMLEQLQRGEIRNVKSMPAPKRTDLPKIPILSRDVSSTKEIDDVVFGSKNLNKDELLDNHLIKWKTLKSSWLKQNSNYQKRYELNHLILQQLFKP; this is encoded by the coding sequence atgaaaactcCGCCGCAACGTAGAAAAGTACAAAATGATATTCATCAAGCCCGGGGACGTTTTAGAAATGTGCTAAACGACACATTGGCCGGTTCCGATGATGATGGGAACGCTAGTGAGGAAGATTTACCGCATCGTGGCCGACCACCGAAACATTTAGCTAATACAATGCAAAGGGAAATCCAGTCACCACGCAGCTCACGGCATAGCAGCTTGTCACCAGGAAAATACATAACACCAACAAAGCGCAGAAAGCGTGAAGAGCGAGAATCAGAGTCAATCGGAATGGAGAACGATAAGTCGTCATCGGTACAACCAACACAAAAAATACAAGCAGAGAGTTTTGTTATGAAATTGTTTGATCGTAGTCTTGATCTTTCAAAGTATACGGAACAAACCGCATTATATCCCATATGTCGTGCTTGGATGGCAAATCAACCACGTAATCCAAATATACGCAGCTATCGCGATAGACGTTCACCATCACCAGTTGAAAGGAAAAGTAATGCCGCTGAGATGCTTGAACAGTTACAAAGAGGTGAGATTCGGAACGTGAAGTCAATGCCAGCGCCTAAACGAACTGACCTGCCAAAAATACCCATACTGAGTCGTGATGTTTCAAGTACCAAAGAAATCGATGATGTAGTATTTGGAAGCAAGAATTTAAACAAGGATGAACTTTTGGATAATCATTTGATTAAGTGGAAGACGCTCAAATCCAGTTGGCTGAAACAGAACAGTAATTACCAGAAACGTTATGAACTCAACCATTTGATATTACAACAACTCTTCAAGCCGTAA
- the LOC126757547 gene encoding protein EFR3 homolog cmp44E isoform X2, translating to MALIRCCFEPVELPEFFDTFVQKCTDPTCCCGCCSALRPRYKRLVDNIFPVNPEDGLVKSNMEKLTFYSLSSPDKLDRIGEYLYQKASKDINRKRYKFVEIAMEAMDLLLQACHAQTTLNLFVESFLRMVQKLLEDTNPNLQIMATNSFVKFANINEDTPSYHRRYDFFISKFSAMCHGNHDNVELRDSIRLAGIKGLQGVIRKTVSDDLVENIWDKVHMEKIVPSLLFNMQSGDLTPVEDATHVTPPVLAEEVLRELVGRASFGHIRSVLKPLLTHLDRHELWVPNTFAIHTFRIVMISIQPQYSYTVVETLMQHLDNNFKSSPKTRTSLAVVLSKIIAIAAGESVGPSALDIINNLLTHLRTSVSTTTEITNEESQYQEALINALGEFANHHPDYQKIEIMLFIMNTVPDLSKKSKGDQMLQNILLKSLLKVGTQYSTVSFEKAFPASFLQPLLKMARAPHDPTRVIVMQIFQALLDRHQNEKVLSYVTIKPYPALSQEPPSRSDIIFTHKYGANIMQALIDSMALSDRIESLASSYNTAALLIVEMACGETVQEFLLFILGIQQVALTADLELEVVHKCNLHCIAIALMSLISRVTGVNNLLEYAQKIIDARKEEAPYFLPPLLDPKKTGTTKMNLGLPHLTIDKIALAESLQNAGMDSNRLQTGTPYALNQTDNPAHRHSWVDTVSNPQLPQRNSSADLTAYNADGDSVTSSPGVSKKILAPEYNFEAMKRALAEPSEAMKREQREKQLQIVRTFREGNFEDLVRRTEPKHDLIQNRLNDLFNSLAVERQITQSDIKTQQLQAEKPIYETNFPELFYY from the exons ATGGCGTTAATACGTTGCTGTTTCGAACCAGTTGAATTACCAGAATTTTTCGACACTTTTGTGCAGAAGTGTACGGATCCAACAT GTTGCTGTGGTTGTTGCTCAGCGCTACGCCCGCGCTACAAACGGCTGGTGGACAATATATTTCCTGTAAACCCTGAAGATGGTCTTGTCAAATCGAACATGGAGAAGCTAACATTCTATTCTTTAAGCTCACCAGATAAGCTAGATCGTATTGGTGAATATTTGTATCAAAAAGCTAGCAAGGATATTAATCGCAAACGTTACAA gTTTGTAGAAATTGCCATGGAGGCAATGGACTTACTATTGCAGGCTTGTCATGCACAGACTACATTAAATTTATTCGTTGAGTCTTTTTTGCGTATGGTACAAAAATTGTTGGAAGACACTAACCCCAATCTGCAAATTATGGCTACCAATTCG TTCGTAAAGTTTGCAAATATAAATGAAGACACACCTTCCTACCATCGGCGTTATGACTTCTTTATATCAAAATTCTCTGCTATGTGTCATGGCAACCACGATAATGTGGAATTACGCGACAGTATACGCCTAGCTGGTATTAAAGGTTTGCAGGGTGTGATACGGAAGACTGTATCTGATGATTTGGTTGAGAACATATGGGACAAAGTGCATATGGAAAAAATAGTACCGTCATTGCTGTTCAACATGCAG TCCGGCGACTTAACTCCCGTTGAAGACGCAACACACGTAACACCACCAGTGCTGGCCGAAGAAGTATTACGCGAACTTGTTGGACGTGCATCTTTCGGTCATATACGCAGCGTCTTGAAGCCACTGCTCAC CCATTTGGACCGTCATGAATTATGGGTGCCGAACACGTTCGCTATACACACCTTCCGCATTGTAATGATCTCCATACAACCGCAGTATTCGTATACAGTTGTAGAGACATTAATGCAACATTTAGACAACAATTTCAAGTCATCGCCGAAGACACGCACATCTTTAGCTGTCGTACTTTCCAAAATAATAGCGATCGCTGCTGGCGAAAGTGTCGGTCCCTCCGCATTGGACATTATCAATAATTTGCTTACACACTTGCGTACTAGCGTCAGCACAACAACAGAAATTACCAACGAGGAAtcacaatatcaagaggcactCATCAATGCGCTGGGCGAATTCGCTAATCATCATCCCGATTATCAGAAAATCGAAATAATGCTATTCATTATGAATACGGTGCCCGATCTATCGAAGAAAAGCAAAGGCGATCAAATGCTGCAGAATATACTGTTGAAATCCCTACTCAAAGTTGGTACACAATACAGCACAGTTTCATTCGAAAAGGCCTTCCCGGCATCCTTCTTACAACCCTTACTGAAGATGGCACGTGCACCACATGATCCGACGCGTGTCATCGTTATGCAGATCTTCCAGGCCCTACTCGATCGCCATCAAAACGAAAAAGTGCTCAGTTATGTGACTATAAAGCCTTACCCAGCTTTATCGCAGGAGCCACCATCGCGTTCTGACATAATATTCACACATAAATATGGCGCAAATATAATGCAGGCCCTCATCGATAGTATGGCTCTGTCGGATCGCATTGAATCGCTTGCATCCAGCTACAATACGGCGGCTTTGCTTATTGTCGAAATGGCTTGTGGCGAGACCGTGCAAGAATTCTTGCTGTTCATTTTGgg CATTCAACAGGTCGCTCTCACAGCCGATTTGGAATTGGAAGTGGTGCATAAATGCAATTTACATTGCATCGCCATCGCTCTGATGTCCCTCATCTCACGCGTTACTGGCGTAAATAACTTGCTTGAATATGCGCAGAAAATAATCGACGCACGCAAAGAGGAGGCACCATATTTTCTGCCCCCCTTATTGGACCCGAAAAAGACGGGAACTACGAAAATGAATCTTGGCTTACCCCACCTGACCATCGATAAAATCGCGCTAGCTGAAAGTCTACAAAACGCCGGCATGGACTCGAATCGCTTACAGACCGGTACGCCGTATGCGCTGAATCAAACCGACAATCCAGCCCACCGTCACTCCTGGGTAGACACTGTTAGCAATCCACAGTTGCCGCAGCGCAATAGTTCCGCCGATTTGACGGCATACAATGCGGACGGCGATAGCGTGACAAGTTCACCGGGAGTCTCTAag AAAATCCTTGCACCCGAATACAATTTCGAGGCCATGAAACGTGCTTTGGCCGAACCCTCCGAGGCGATGAAGCGCGAACAGCGCGAAAAACAGTTGCAGATAGTGCGCACATTCCGGGAAGGCAACTTTGAGGACTTGGTACGGCGCACAGAGCCAAAA CATGATCTTATACAAAATCGCCTGAATGATCTGTTTAACTCGCTGGCTGTTGAGCGTCAGATAACCCAAAGCGACATTAAAACGCAGCAGCTGCAAGCAGAAAAGCCGATTTACGAAACCAATTTCCCTGAATTGTTCTATTATTAA